The genomic interval ATATTGTACACTATAGGAAATGTCTTACATCATAACCTTAACTACTATAATATTGCCTAGACTCACACACCGTCGTCAAATGTCATTAAAATTGATTTCATCCTCTTTAACGTCTTCTTCCTTCACTTCGCTTTCGTCGAGTGAATCATCATCAGTGTACTCTTGTCTCGGTAAAATGTCGTTCATATCGAGTCGTGGAATGGACAGCTGTTCGGGATTTAACCACGGTTTATGATGCGgtctgtttttctttttccacGTTGGATATTTCAAACATGCCTTGTGGAGCCTGTTCATCATCtgaaaaattgaaaacattattaaatgatgaaaatattttggatatcaatatatttaaatgaataaCAAACATCTTGTAAAGATATTACAGCAGATTTATGAGTTTAGAGAGTTAACAGATACACAATATTGATAGCGgcgatttatttatttattttgagtAGAGATCTACTTACAAGTGGAAACGGATATAGTTAATATCCAGATAAagatctatttatttattttggtataaaaaaaacatacaatatatatttttaaaccgATGATAGAGACGTATACTAGAAAAAAGATACCAGAATATAAAACTGTATTTAAGCAAAATCAAGTAGCTTATGTTTGGAGTATTGAGATAAGATacgattataatattatgtttgtaAGCTTTCAATACAAAAGAAGACCTATCATCAATAATACTCCCTCGGTAATATATTTCTCAGACAAAGTATGATTAAAAACGATCTAGAGTAATATTCATATTATTCAACTCTTTCCATGCAGCAACTTTGATTTTAATAAGTAAACAGAAATGCATAGTTGGATGCAGTGCTCAAACAATGACATCACaacagcagtgctgatttcattTTCGCTCGTCTGATTGGCATATTGAGCCGTTGGCAGATCATGTGACATGTATTAATTACTATAAGTGTGTTGTGTAGAATTCATCAATAGATCTTATTTTGGCAATTTCATGCTATACCTTtcaaaaattgtttacattaacattttttatgctAGTATAAATACTTGTTaactactataataataaatgctttGTGTACACATGCCCACTATGCTGGACACAATCTAAGCCCCATAATGCATTATTTGATACTCTTGCCAAAATAACAACTCatcagtcctttgatcttatgtctggctgcgaccaatacaaacagtactgtactatgtacatattctccatGGCGCATGGTGTCTGTAAGGGGCATGGAACTGATAATGTAGCAGCCACAGATAAAACCTTTGATCTCCATAACTCAgtatcctgttgttagattgccttaaTGTATGATTGAATTCTCTCATTGCCCGTTTCAAACTAGAGaccataggcctagtaattttTTGGCAAATCCTACTCTACCTAACCAGCAAGCAAATGTTATCTTCCAAGCTAGACTTAAAATTAACTTCTGTAGTCTTTACAAAGTTTACACTTTCAATCCcctatttcgaaaaaaaaaaaagacccAGTCTGCAACAAGCCTGCCTATAGCATTCCAGGGCCTTAGCCACCAGTAGGGTTGGTAAgttttcaacctgaccacttttcaACCTTTTTCACCGAAACTCTTCTAGAAAGCCTTCTAATTTAACGCTTTATCGTGGAATCTATTATATTCTTAGTCCTTTCTAAATCTCTAATAACATTCCATAAAATATGCATTAAGGATTTACTATATTCACTCTCGTATTACCATAGCAATAAAATAatgcaaatttaattttatgacAAAAAGATGGCACGGCACAATCAAGTATTAAGTCTGTATATTTTACTTTCATTGTAACCGAATCAACAGAGAGACTTTTTTCTATCCCGACGAAATTTCATTAAAACGTGGTGTCATTATAGAGAAGTGAATACCAATCACGCGAATGAGTTGTCATTAACGAAATGGAAAGGGCATTCTAGTTACACTACTAATTTTTATAATTGCATTTGCAtgtaaatagaaatatgtaatgCATCGTCTAAGCATCAAGATCTAAAAAGAGTTGGTAGAGTAGAATACTACGTACAGTATAATTAGTATTAGCTTTGCCAGGGTACGTTTAATATAGTTCTCTTTGGAGAAGCAGTTGGCATGGTTTATGTAATTTACACAAAAGTCATTTCATTATGAATAATTCTTTTAAAGTCTAAAAGcaaattacacaattaaaataagaaagaaataaaaccAACTTTATTGTGAACATCAGTTAAAACATCTTGTTATCAAGAatatcttaattatttattttaagcatACCTTTGGAGCTAGATATTGTGTGAGTTTATTGACTATCCACTTTGGTAATGACCCTgcaaaaaataagtaaaaatagaTCATAAGCAAAGAAAGTCCGGGAACACCCACCTACAAATGTTGTTCTTTTATAATCTTTCCTTGCCCAACTATTATTGTACTGTTACAGtgttagttttttttcttttactagGCTTAAAGTTTTGTCAATAACCAATGCTCTCAAGTGGGAGGGCCCAGATACAAAAAGTTAAAAGTTCCTAGAACACCCCTTTACCATAATGGACTAGTCTGCAACTATGCCCTCATGTGGGAACATCCAATTGTACAACCATCATCATTAAGCTTTGACTGTGAGAATGGCAGGTGTGGTTGCGGACTAGTCCATTATGGTACAGGGGAAAATTTTTACTTTTCGTATCTAAGCTCCTTCCCTCTGGAGAGCACAGGCTATTGTAGGTTTaaccaggtaagctaggcacgaaataaaCTGTcattacagtacattattattGAACATGTTATTAGTAATGTTTACAATCAACACAGGAAACACAAGGAAACAACATATTGAATGTTATTAagaataaacaatacaaattgattgatgtaatattaaaatatcaaattcAAATGAAGGAGTAATAACCGTAGTTCACATAAAATTAGGACAGGATAATGTTACTAAATAAGACACTTGATAGCACTGTAAGCTTAAGTGTGAACCGATAGCTATTAAGTGTGTTACGAAGACGATAACTCAATTATCCACACTTGAGTCAACTAGATCAAGCAACAGCCAAGTTAATAATAGGCAACATTTTCATCATGTGACAGTCACTGACGAGAGAAGTATTATTTAAAGACTAAATACAACACAATGACTCAATGGTTTTGTGTCTGGAACTAATAGCTAATAACTGTGGAGTGGAGACTGGGAAATTGTCCAGTTTTTAAGTTCCGGAACAGAATACATTACTTGTGTCTCCATAGTAATATATCTTTCTGACGACTTagggtttaaaaaaatacattaaatattacTCCTCAAAGTGTTTTGAAACAGTCATGTGATACTACGCTGATTCACTTAGGATTTGAACCTCACCTCTTGGATCTGATTGTGAAACATATGTCAATTCGCAGCCTTTTCCATTCACCCTTACCAGATAACCAGTTAAAATTGATTCCGCGCGTATAACACCTTTCCTTTCTGGAacattctattaaaaaaaaaacatcacaaaAACCTTTGAAAGGTGGTTTTGAATTGTAAAATGATGCGTTATTGcattataatgtaatattataattaaataagtaTGTTTATGTCGTCATTATATTATGAGAAATATTTATTGGATTTCATTGAAGTATgcacaaacaaaaaaagaacTTTAACACCCTTCAAAGCTGTTTGCAAGAtctaacaaataatttattctGGTATAAATAGATCTCATTCTGTGGTGTTAAGTCGTCAAGCACCACTGCACAGTAATTTCCTACGaaaatatatttcaatgttttattcATAACATTGACAATCTACAGTAGATATTCCATTTCTTTTGCCAGATTAAGTCAACAAATTCAGTTCAGAATGAAGAATACAATGCAACAAGCCAGGGTCCAATACATCCTTGGATTTTAACCATTTGTTCACCAtagaattcaaaataaaataaccattaTTTGTGAGACGCTACTCTTGCATAGGGTTTTTGTTTAGGAAGAAACGTCGAGACTTCTGCATACATGCGTATTTTGGTTTTGGACTAAGGTTCAGGCATGGGCTAGAAGCTTTCTTAAACCAAGCATATCAAATTTTTGTCTTCAATTCTTcaatttttaacaaaaacccTGTTGCAttataactacagtatattggAGAATGGCTTCTGTTCCCTAGCTAAAACCtggtatttatataatataccaAGCAATTACAGTCTGTATTCAAATACTGTGTATTTAAAGCAATCACAGTTTTAAATACAGGAACAAAACATCAATACTTTCTCATCTCTTTATTGAGCTATTAAAAACGTGTGGTATTTTCTGCGATTATTGCAATTACCTTGTGGAATACGGAATGATTGAAAATATATGAAGCATCCAGCGTCTGTAGCCATATTCTTTGCATTAAGTAATCTCGGTTTTTAAATGGTGAAGGAACTTTCACTGTGTagaaaaaaatcagtaaaatcattattaaaatacaattttcactTCATATTATAAATGGGttctataatactgtaataaatgttaatgaattGTTAAgaatttgataattaatttccataattaaaaacatatttttctaaATGAGTCATTACCTTATGAGATGAACAATAATATGTAACAATAGGACAAAGTTCATTGACGTATAGTAAATTTAGTATTCAATAATGGGAAACAATATGGACGGacttatattattagtatagttaattataaaaaaaataggcTAGGCTGTCAACTGCTCGTTAGAAAATAAACTGTATTGTCATGCCATCTATAATTGTTTTACTCCACCTAAAAAATTGGAGTACTAGACTGCCTTCTCGAATGGTTCAGGCCTTGGCCTAACCCATTGGTAAAAAtatgtgtgtttttttataaacaaatatacaaggTTATATTTTTTCGgtacaataatttaatttggtgaatgatgaattattttattttccccTCATGTATTTATTTACACCATTGCACtcaaacattaattatttgtataatgtccCATGGGGGCTTTATGTTTAAGGCACTACACTTTAATTAGTGGATTTAAAAATGATCTACTTCTACTATAAgtcaaaacaattaaatttatttttattatactgttaaCAAAAACTTCATTAGAATACGAATaagtcaaccggctcagctacagtgattaagttcacttaggttgaccctggtcttcCCAATTTCAGttctttttttgttatgtatatactgaaatagaccgaataaataatgaaatgaaagtaTTAAAAACTGggtatttgtataatttatggaATACAGGTAATTATTATTGTACTATAGGTATTATCTTTAccaattattttaatgaattatcAATGTTATCTTACTTCCTATGGAGGTCCCCAAGCACAAACAACATTTATCAATGTGTGAATAACAATATATGCGTGGGTACAAAGTGCATTATTTACTGACGTCAGGCGTGATGACTTCAAAAGACAAAAAGCCAAATCGTTTTCTATTGTTGTTGAATTGACAGTGTACAGTGCTTGAACGATACAGTTACAGCTTTAGATGACGTTGGTTAACTTAAACAGCTGACAGCTTCAGGTCATATGAAAGGTCATatgaattattaaatacatacaaGTTTTATAAATCAAACACATTTACAGAAAAACACTGTGAAAAATGAGattcttaaatattttttctagaaacatatttttttttcattactgtAATTTCTGAAAACCatggtaattaataataacaaataatattgacAATTTTGAGTAGAAATTGCgttcaaaaacaaattaatgctGGTAAATTTTACCAATGTTTTTTTGGTAATTAAATACCAAATACAGAATGATCCAGTAAACATAGAAGCTTAAACAGAAACTTAAAACtcttattttttataaagagaATCGATGACATAAACATTGGTAATTTTTACATAACTCTTCAACTATATTCAGTGATGTAGTCATAAGAAATAAAGCGAGCCAGTTTTCGCAAGAAATATCTTTTCTGCCAATGGGTTGTCAAAGGcatctgtgaaaaagtggtcaggttgagcTTACTGGTGGCTATGGCCTTGAATTGGTCCTATAAAAAGTAATAGTTATTCTTTGCTAAAGTAAATACTTGCTGTAGCATGCAGACCTATTGTACATACATAATCATTTTTTCAGAGTTTTATCTCTTACATAAAATCATTGTATGCAGcagtttattatattattcattgcTAATAATGCTActgttatgtacagtactgtatttatattaaaGTTTTAAAGGCTTAGtctatttttactttaaaaaaagaactTCACAAGGCCAAATAGTACTATTACACTTTCTAATAAAAGTCACTGATTATAAAATAATCTTTGCAGTGATTTGAATAATTGTCTTTTTTAGTGAAAGAAGGTGACTGaactaaaataacaaaatactgAAATCACAGCCAATTGCACAACAATGAATATTGGAGTCAGTGAGGCGTATAAGAGCTCATGTAGAAACGCTGTTATAGAAAATAGGTTCAATATGGATCAATTTTAAAGCTCAACAtatgtaatgtacagtagccattttttccataaATAATccaaaatatattttgtcaatgtctgAATTTTATTTAGCATAGTTTAATAAAGGGACTTTTGCTAACTAGCATTAGTTtacagtagaactcctcctAGTTAGTATTCAGGGGGAACTTCTCCTATTATTTAGAGGAACCCCCTCCTAGTATTCAGAGGAACCCCTCCTACAGTAGTATTCAGGGAAACCCTTCGTACAGTAGTATTCAGGGAACCCCTTGTACAGTAGTATTCAGGGGAACCCCTCCTAGTATTCAGGGGGAACCTCTCCTAGTATTCAGAGGAATCCCTCCCAGTATTCAAGGGGACCGCTCCTACTATTCAGGGGAACCCCTCTTGTAGTATTCAGGAGAACAACCTCCTAGTATTCAAGGGGAACCCCTCCTAGTATTCAGGGGGAACCTCTCCTAGTATTCAGAAGAACCTCTTCTAAATTCTAAAGTAGAATTCAGGGGAACCCCTCCTACAGTAGTATTAAGGGGAAACTCCAATTAAGAGCATTCTCCtgtgaaaaataatgttatatattgttaAACCAGAGAGTTGTTATTTGGCTAGTTAAACTTAAACTTTATGCCCAGCCAGCCCCTAGTATGGAGATACTTTTTTTGTATGAAGGTATCACTTAATAGAGGGTCTACTGTTTACAGTACAAcagaaaatcaaaataaatctGTTGAAATATGTTTTCAATTGAATTTTCGCTCAGTCTCAATCTGAGGATTTTGTATTGAATACAATAGATTTTCTCTTAAAATCCTGACAGGTATAGAGCCTCTCATATAACTAGATAATAATGCCATTATAATATCTATAGTGTCAATGATTTAAAATCAAAAGTTCAAATATAATGATATGGTACATTACACAATCTATTCTTCTATTGTTTATAGTACCAGCATAATTTTAGTTGACATTTTATTATCCCAATGAAACAATCATCCATTTAATTAGTATGGAACAGGAATGTTACAGCATTAAAGCCAGGGTTTAAAGAAAGGTCTGGCTTTTGattaaattatgattatattaaaaactGGCAAGTTATTCAAATTTGATATCTGGTCATAAAATATTCAATCAATCACTTGGAACACAAACAAAATGACAGAAATGAACAAACACAGTCATAAATTCCAATTTACATACACtattaaataaactaaacaTGATGATATCAGATTTAACAAACACGTTCTACCTGGACTGAAAAAAAGGTTGTTGACATTTCAAAGTATTcatcatcaataaaataatatttctatgaCATGGATTTTATTTCTTCGTATGACACATTTTCCATTCAACTTGCTGTGCATTTTATAagtcaatattatttatatgataTAGTACTAGTTATAATGtgaccaaggcaatctaacaacaggatgctgagctccagaTATCAAAGGGTTTAACtatggctgcgacacgatcagtacCAAGCCCTTTAAAAGATACTGCGCCACGGATGATATGTACATACTTTAGTACagactgttggtatttgtcgcagccagacataagatcaaaggactgttccgaacttggcaaggcgagctcagtggcCTGTTTTTGTGACTTTAACCTACAGAATGtactatacagtactgtaaacaattgcaattataataataaatttagtatAATAGAATATAAACGCATTAATTGCTGTACATTGATTGTTTTCACTGCAATGCACTACAGTAATCTCAAATTGGAAAGTGGTCTAATTAGAGTGATAACGTTGATGacttacaaataataaatttaaacaattttaaaggCAAAGTGCAGTtggtaaataaaatactgtataaagtatTTGGAGCTTTTTAAACAACATGTTAGGGAAAAATGACTCAAATATATCGATAGCATAGAAATTTAACTGACAAATTAAGACATGAAAGTAGGCTGATAAATAATGTTTCCATGAACTGCTAAGCCCACTTAATACATGCTGTAATTTATCATCCAATTGTGGGGGCGATGAAAGATGATTCAGTCACTAGCCAATTGACACATTTCAAGTTGTGAAAAATGAAGAGCTTTAAATGTTGCTACATACATACAACATTCTAATGTTGCTATGTGTTAGTGGAACATGTAATACAGTGAAatccctattaagaggacagcTTTGAGACCAAATAATGTTTCCCTgaataggggggggggggggatgttGTTCCTCATTCATTTCATGCAATAATTAGGCGTACCCTTTAATCTTTTAATAACGGTGTACCTATCAATAGGGgtgttacagtacagtacttgtaTCTTTCAATAGGGGTGTACTGTACTTTACCCTTTAATAGGGATATATCTTAATTTATAACAAATCTTTCAATAGGGGTGTATCCTTCAATAGGGGTGTGTATCTTTCAATAGGGGTGtaccccttaataggggtgtgtaccctttaataggggtgtatATCTTTCAATTGGGATGtaccctttaataggggtgtgtACCATTTAATAGGGGTGTGTACCCTTTAATAGGGATGTGTACTCTTTAATAGTGTACagtaccatagagatattatagttaaATATTCactatataatatctctatgggtgTACCAATTAATAGGGGTGTACCAATTAATAGGGGTGTACCAATTAATAGGGGTGTACCAATTAATAGGGATGTACCAATTAATAGGGATGTACCAATTAATAGGGATGTACCAATTAATAGGGATGTACCAATTAATAGGGATGTACCAATTAATAGGGATGTACCAATTAATAGGGAGGTACCAATTAATAGGGGTGTACCAATTAATAGGGGTGTACCAATTAATAGGGGTGTACTGTACAATTTAATAGGCGTGTCCCAAAGGAGGCGTTCTATTGTACAGTGCTCTAGTCTTTTGAAAACTAAGATTGACATAGTGGTTATTAAGTTTGAGAAAATtgtgtttgtttcttttttcttattttaatcaACTGATTAAAGATAAACATTTTCAACTACCGTAATCATAATTTGAGAAGATAAGTTCTGTAAAATGATATTTGTATCAAAATCtgcatgtactgtatgtattctATGATCCAGTATCGTACAACATAATTGAAATACATAGTAAACAAGATACCAATTTGTTTCTTTGCAATcatatagtagtacagtatcaTCTTTAATCAATATCAAATGTAGATAGAAGGTAAAAAAAAAGTCTATGAGTGGGTGCTAGCTAATAATAGGACTTCTCTTCTCAGCAAAATgcaaattataacaaatataattcaatgttttattcaTGATATTGCCATTGATTACTTATTGTAAGTAAACAAATTGAGTAGGATGAAGAAATCAACACAACAAACATTGAAAATCCCCACTCAAACATTGAAAATCCCCACTCAGACATTTAAAATACACCACTCATATTGTTCaccttttttgtaatgtattttgaGGACATGTGGCAAAGTGTGTTGACGTTTACTGATCATGGTTCAAATCCAACTCTAGCCGCATTagttgtatccttaggcaatacatttgcctctctccacccaatTGTATAAAATAGGTactggttagatcaagacacaactttgcgctgatcactagctgcattattatgggagtatttTTCCATACgcgtttgatccaaaaaattcCGGgatgtgcagcgcattgagagcttctTTATATgcactatataagaatgaactattattatattttctgaACTAAATAATTGTTCAATTGGTCTGAAAATCTTCAATAAGATTATTACAATCAATTCTGTAAATTGTCcactgataaaaatattatttgatttcaGTATTTATGAATAATGCATAAGATTATGACTAGGAATGAGTGGGATGAATTCATAATGATTGAGAATTACTGTTTACTTTAGAAATAAAGTCAATTTGGTTCATTTAATATGGTCTGCTTCAGATGGCAATAATAGATGAATCACGCGATTAAAATGACCGTGACTACAATTTTCAAATATACTGTATCACCCGAagaatcaatatttatttttaggaaTATTATCTTTCTTATTATCTCATAAATATGCATTGGATAGtgtgttaaaataaacattcaCCATATTTTGTCTTGGAAATAATAACTTCATACAGTAAGGATGCTCTTACATAGTAATATGGGTTAATTAATAAGTGCTGGTTGTATACAGTTAGTGATAAGAGTACTGTATGCCTAAGAAAAGTATCAATTTTAAAGGGTGCGCTAATCTACTAGGGGTGCC from Antedon mediterranea chromosome 5, ecAntMedi1.1, whole genome shotgun sequence carries:
- the LOC140050118 gene encoding START domain-containing protein 10-like; the protein is MAVGEVKYPEDSDFKVFRNLADSVDGWTEKYSKNGTKVWAKNSDTSSKMFKAHKVFSDVSASVMYDVLHDSDFRVKWDSSMEEGKEMYMVCPNSDLSYYQLKVPSPFKNRDYLMQRIWLQTLDASYIFNHSVFHKNVPERKGVIRAESILTGYLVRVNGKGCELTYVSQSDPRGSLPKWIVNKLTQYLAPKMMNRLHKACLKYPTWKKKNRPHHKPWLNPEQLSIPRLDMNDILPRQEYTDDDSLDESEVKEEDVKEDEINFNDI